The following are encoded in a window of Prosthecodimorpha staleyi genomic DNA:
- the pyk gene encoding pyruvate kinase — MLRNRRAKIVATLGPASSEPEMIEKLFRAGVDVFRLNFSHGSHEDHRRRYDAIRRLEEQARHPIAILQDLQGPKIRLGTLPDGKVRLETGARIRFVLDRTSTDPTRLPLPHPEVFEGMLPGHKLLIDDGKVRLVAHGCGHDFIDAEVVTGGVVSDRKGVNLPDTLLQLSPITAKDREDLAFGLELGVDWVAFSFVQRPSDLMEAHQLIGGRAGVMAKIEKPRALGEIEDILRLADAIMVARGDLGVEIPPEEVPGAQKDLVRLCRLAGKPVIIATQMLESMIQAPAPTRAEASDVATAIYDGADAVMLSAESASGQYPLEAVATMDRIVAHTERHKSYPPIIEALHPSVEPLAQHAVSAAAAEVARTIGAAGVVAFTSSGTTAARIARQRTGVPILAITPNLHTARRLALLWGAYNVRSDDVTSYSQMVEEAVAQVRAHNFAQAGQSVVVVAGVPFGAAGSTNNLRVVTV; from the coding sequence ATGCTGCGCAACCGCCGCGCCAAGATCGTCGCGACGCTCGGACCGGCGTCGTCCGAACCGGAAATGATCGAGAAGCTGTTTCGCGCCGGGGTCGACGTGTTCCGGCTGAATTTCAGCCATGGCAGCCACGAAGACCATCGGCGCCGCTACGACGCCATCCGCCGGCTCGAGGAGCAGGCCCGTCACCCGATCGCCATCCTGCAGGACCTGCAGGGCCCGAAGATCCGCCTCGGCACCCTGCCGGACGGCAAGGTCCGGCTCGAGACCGGCGCCCGCATCCGCTTCGTCCTCGACAGGACCTCGACCGATCCGACCCGGCTGCCGCTGCCGCATCCGGAGGTCTTCGAGGGCATGCTGCCCGGCCACAAGCTGCTCATCGACGACGGCAAGGTGCGTCTCGTCGCCCATGGCTGCGGCCACGACTTCATCGATGCCGAGGTGGTCACGGGCGGCGTGGTCTCCGACCGCAAGGGCGTCAACCTGCCCGACACCCTGCTGCAGCTGTCGCCGATCACCGCGAAGGACCGCGAGGACCTCGCCTTCGGGCTCGAACTCGGCGTCGACTGGGTCGCCTTCTCGTTCGTGCAGCGCCCGTCCGACCTGATGGAGGCGCACCAGCTGATCGGCGGCCGTGCCGGCGTGATGGCCAAGATCGAGAAGCCGCGCGCGCTCGGCGAGATCGAGGACATCCTCCGGCTGGCCGATGCCATCATGGTCGCCCGCGGCGATCTCGGCGTGGAGATCCCGCCCGAGGAGGTGCCCGGCGCCCAGAAGGACCTCGTCCGCCTGTGCCGGCTGGCCGGCAAGCCGGTGATCATCGCCACCCAGATGCTGGAAAGCATGATCCAGGCGCCGGCCCCGACCCGCGCCGAGGCCTCCGACGTGGCGACCGCCATCTATGACGGCGCCGATGCGGTGATGCTCTCCGCCGAAAGCGCCTCCGGCCAGTATCCGCTCGAGGCCGTCGCCACCATGGACCGGATCGTGGCCCATACCGAGCGCCACAAGTCATACCCTCCGATCATCGAGGCGCTGCACCCTTCCGTCGAGCCGCTCGCCCAGCATGCGGTCTCCGCCGCCGCCGCCGAAGTCGCCAGGACGATCGGCGCCGCCGGCGTGGTCGCCTTCACGTCGAGCGGCACCACGGCCGCCCGCATCGCCCGTCAGCGCACCGGCGTGCCGATCCTGGCGATCACCCCCAACCTGCACACCGCGCGCCGGCTGGCCTTGCTGTGGGGCGCCTACAATGTCCGTTCCGACGACGTGACCAGCTATTCCCAGATGGTCGAGGAGGCGGTCGCGCAGGTCCGGGCCCATAACTTCGCGCAGGCCGGGCAGAGCGTCGTGGTGGTCGCCGGCGTGCCCTTCGGAGCCGCCGGATCGACCAACAACCTGCGCGTCGTGACGGTCTGA
- a CDS encoding extracellular solute-binding protein has product MSRIATAVLPALALLAGTGAALAEPVSAHANLDRTHFRQAVLPALKPGVALTVYADEARFSRLFAEVVAPRFARSHGMVVRFVVKPSDVIIAELANARDAGVPAPADLVLLGERDQRRLIAAGLDAGLDLVGLLPNARDIGWTGATVADASHTGGATVPFHVARQVVAYDSNAVKPDQIADLAGLANYASVNPGRLGYARPSESGARASFAETATIALASPVCLSRIYDTEMTPGAAADYANGACGVPAVNYFRSLRLHASVTRTPAEVLLRLARGDVKVAVTGQDDIAEAAARGALPASIRVTTIPGQVAETVGLAVAGGTPNAGAALALADDLMSAAVQQAKLDRFGSASARPGIVPSSAMAAWFATPVAADPTVRNRPVSTLATAMQRRLAAEVAEFAAR; this is encoded by the coding sequence ATGTCCCGCATTGCCACCGCCGTTCTGCCTGCCCTCGCCCTTCTGGCCGGCACGGGTGCCGCGCTGGCGGAGCCCGTCTCCGCCCATGCCAATCTCGACCGCACCCATTTCCGCCAGGCCGTGCTGCCGGCGCTGAAGCCCGGTGTCGCGCTGACCGTCTATGCCGACGAGGCGCGCTTCTCGCGCCTGTTCGCCGAGGTCGTCGCGCCGCGCTTCGCCCGCTCGCACGGCATGGTCGTCCGCTTTGTCGTGAAGCCGTCCGACGTGATCATCGCCGAGTTGGCCAATGCTCGCGATGCCGGCGTGCCGGCGCCGGCCGACCTCGTCCTGCTCGGCGAGCGCGACCAGCGCCGCCTGATCGCCGCCGGCCTCGACGCCGGCCTGGATCTGGTCGGCCTGCTGCCGAACGCCCGCGACATCGGCTGGACCGGGGCGACGGTGGCCGACGCCAGCCATACCGGCGGCGCGACGGTGCCGTTCCATGTCGCCCGCCAGGTCGTCGCCTACGATTCCAACGCCGTGAAGCCGGACCAGATCGCCGATCTCGCCGGTCTCGCCAACTATGCCTCGGTCAATCCTGGCCGCCTGGGCTACGCCCGTCCGAGCGAGAGCGGCGCTCGCGCCTCCTTCGCCGAGACCGCCACCATCGCGCTGGCGAGCCCGGTCTGCCTGTCGCGCATCTACGACACCGAAATGACGCCCGGCGCAGCGGCCGACTATGCCAACGGCGCCTGTGGGGTGCCGGCGGTCAACTATTTCCGCAGTCTGCGCCTGCATGCCTCGGTCACCCGCACCCCGGCCGAGGTCCTGCTGCGGCTCGCCCGCGGCGACGTGAAGGTCGCGGTCACCGGCCAGGACGACATCGCCGAGGCGGCTGCGCGCGGCGCCCTGCCGGCGTCGATCCGGGTCACCACCATTCCCGGCCAGGTCGCCGAAACGGTCGGTCTTGCGGTCGCCGGCGGCACGCCCAATGCCGGCGCCGCGCTAGCGCTCGCCGACGACCTGATGTCGGCTGCCGTCCAGCAGGCCAAGCTCGACCGCTTCGGCTCGGCCTCAGCGCGGCCCGGCATCGTCCCGTCCTCCGCCATGGCCGCCTGGTTCGCGACCCCGGTCGCGGCCGACCCGACGGTCCGCAACCGCCCGGTCTCGACGTTGGCGACCGCGATGCAGCGTCGCCTCGCCGCCGAGGTCGCGGAATTCGCCGCGCGCTGA
- a CDS encoding polyprenyl synthetase family protein encodes MTRAKTAFEDALAQTAAAVETMLDGLLGRESLAGELERPVRLLEAMRYAVLGGGKRLRPFLLIETARLFGAEGMGAVRAGAAFEMVHGYSLVHDDLPAMDDDDLRRGRPTVHRAYDQATAILVGDALLTLAFDVMADPATDVSADVRAGLVLRLARASGLGGMVGGQVLDLAAEGRWTPEGRPLALSAERIQRLQAMKTGALIAASVEAGALIGRAGPAEMAALSTYGTLIGRAFQIADDLLDVEASTETAGKATGKDAARGKATLVGLHGVDAMRTRLAAIVDEAVDRLGPFGDRAAVLVEAARFIAFRDR; translated from the coding sequence TTGACTCGTGCCAAGACCGCCTTCGAAGACGCCCTGGCGCAGACCGCCGCGGCCGTCGAAACCATGCTGGACGGCCTGCTCGGGCGCGAATCGCTGGCCGGCGAACTGGAGCGGCCGGTGCGTCTCCTGGAGGCGATGCGCTATGCGGTGCTCGGCGGCGGCAAGCGCCTGCGCCCGTTCCTGCTGATCGAGACCGCCCGTCTGTTCGGTGCGGAAGGCATGGGGGCCGTCCGCGCCGGGGCAGCCTTCGAGATGGTGCATGGCTACAGCCTGGTCCATGACGACCTGCCGGCCATGGACGACGACGACCTGCGCCGCGGCCGGCCGACGGTGCATCGCGCCTACGACCAGGCCACCGCGATCCTGGTCGGCGACGCGCTGCTGACGCTCGCCTTCGACGTGATGGCCGACCCGGCGACGGATGTCTCGGCGGATGTGCGTGCCGGGCTCGTGCTGCGTCTGGCGCGGGCCTCCGGGCTCGGCGGCATGGTCGGCGGACAGGTGCTGGATCTCGCGGCCGAGGGGCGCTGGACCCCGGAGGGCCGCCCGCTGGCGCTCTCGGCCGAACGCATCCAGCGGCTTCAGGCGATGAAGACCGGCGCCCTGATTGCCGCCTCGGTCGAGGCCGGGGCCCTGATCGGGCGGGCCGGGCCGGCCGAGATGGCGGCCCTGTCGACCTACGGCACGCTGATCGGCCGTGCCTTCCAGATCGCCGACGACCTGCTCGACGTTGAGGCGTCCACGGAGACCGCCGGCAAGGCAACCGGCAAGGACGCAGCCCGCGGCAAGGCCACGCTGGTCGGCCTGCACGGCGTCGACGCCATGCGGACGCGCCTGGCGGCGATCGTCGACGAAGCGGTCGACCGGCTCGGTCCCTTCGGCGATCGCGCCGCCGTGCTGGTCGAGGCGGCCCGTTTCATCGCCTTTCGCGACCGCTGA
- the mtgA gene encoding monofunctional biosynthetic peptidoglycan transglycosylase — translation MPSAVRKTLLVAAAVLAALVLVPVSLTVAYRWIDPVSTLMLADRLLGRPVDRRWVPLERIAPSLIRAVVASEDARFCSHAGIDWAAIDLAMAKAERSGRRPRGVSTITMQVAKNLFLWPQRSYLRKIVEAPLALWIDLVLPKRRILEIYLNIAEWGPGTYGAEAGTRRAFGKSADSLGPREAAILATSLPNPILRDPRHPGRGQLGLVYRLERRAAGPDGSVPCVL, via the coding sequence GTGCCGTCCGCTGTCCGGAAGACGCTCCTCGTCGCGGCCGCCGTGCTCGCCGCGCTCGTTCTGGTCCCCGTCAGCCTGACGGTCGCCTACCGGTGGATCGACCCGGTCTCCACTCTGATGCTGGCCGACCGGCTGCTCGGCCGCCCGGTCGACCGCCGCTGGGTGCCGCTGGAACGCATTGCCCCGAGCCTGATCCGGGCCGTCGTGGCGAGCGAGGATGCCCGCTTCTGCAGCCATGCCGGCATCGACTGGGCCGCCATCGATCTTGCCATGGCCAAGGCGGAGCGGTCCGGACGCCGGCCGCGCGGCGTCTCGACCATCACCATGCAGGTGGCCAAGAACCTGTTCCTGTGGCCGCAGCGCTCCTATCTGCGCAAGATCGTCGAGGCCCCGCTCGCGCTGTGGATCGACCTCGTCCTGCCCAAGCGCCGTATCCTGGAGATCTATCTCAACATCGCCGAATGGGGTCCGGGAACCTACGGCGCGGAGGCCGGCACGCGGCGCGCCTTCGGCAAGTCCGCCGACAGCCTCGGCCCGCGCGAGGCGGCGATCCTGGCGACCTCGTTGCCGAACCCGATCCTCAGGGACCCGCGCCACCCCGGCCGCGGCCAGCTCGGCCTCGTCTATCGGCTCGAACGGCGGGCCGCCGGTCCGGACGGCAGCGTTCCCTGCGTCTTATGA
- the rpmF gene encoding 50S ribosomal protein L32 — MAVPKRKTSRMKRGFRRSADALKAPTYTEDKDSGELRRPHHIDLKTGMYRGKQVLEPKADA; from the coding sequence ATGGCCGTACCCAAGAGAAAAACGTCGCGCATGAAGCGCGGATTCCGTCGCTCGGCCGACGCCCTCAAGGCGCCGACCTATACCGAGGACAAGGACTCGGGCGAACTGCGCCGCCCCCATCACATCGACCTGAAGACGGGGATGTACCGGGGCAAGCAGGTCCTGGAGCCGAAGGCGGACGCCTGA
- a CDS encoding gamma-glutamyltransferase family protein: protein MRNFHHPGRSTVHAGRGMAATSHPLATGAALDCLKAGGNAVDAAVTAAAVLAVVEPHMTGIGGDCFAIVAKPGEALAGVNGSGRAAAAASTDWYLERGFTEIGATSPHAVTVPGTIAAWAHLLDRFGRFGLDRCLAPAIEFADDGFAVAPRVGHDWAGFIEKLAADPGASLHYLPGGQPPAIGDRVRLPALARTLRAVAAGGAKAFYEGEAAAEIVATLAARGGLLTLDDFARAEATPVVPVVSAYRDLEIAELPPNGQGITALIMLNILKRFDLAGLDPNGPERLHLEIEASRLAYACRDAFIADPAAMRVPVDTLISDGYGAGLADRIDRQHRLADVTPERIPEADTVYLSIVDRDRMAVSFINSIYDGFGVGICTEKTGVMLQNRGSAFRIAPGHPNTIGPAKRPMHTIIPGFALQHSRPVMPFGVMGGAYQACGHAHFISNVVDFGFDLQEALDAPRLFWRDGGAVVEAEAGIADATVAGLTAKGHTVERRPAALGGGQAVMIDWERDLLIGASDPRKDGCALGY from the coding sequence TTGCGCAATTTCCATCATCCGGGCCGTTCCACCGTCCATGCCGGCCGCGGCATGGCCGCCACCTCGCATCCGCTGGCAACCGGCGCCGCACTCGATTGCCTGAAGGCCGGCGGCAACGCGGTCGATGCCGCCGTCACCGCCGCGGCCGTTCTGGCCGTGGTCGAGCCGCACATGACCGGCATCGGCGGCGACTGCTTCGCGATCGTGGCGAAACCGGGAGAAGCGCTCGCCGGGGTCAACGGATCCGGGCGCGCCGCAGCCGCGGCCTCGACCGACTGGTACCTGGAGCGCGGCTTCACCGAAATCGGGGCCACCAGCCCGCATGCGGTCACGGTGCCGGGAACGATCGCCGCCTGGGCCCATCTGCTCGACCGGTTCGGCCGCTTCGGCCTCGACCGCTGCCTGGCGCCGGCGATCGAATTCGCCGACGACGGCTTCGCGGTGGCGCCGCGCGTCGGCCACGACTGGGCCGGCTTCATCGAGAAACTGGCTGCCGATCCGGGCGCCAGCCTGCACTATCTCCCCGGCGGGCAACCCCCGGCCATCGGCGACCGCGTCCGCCTGCCGGCGCTGGCGCGCACGCTCAGGGCGGTCGCGGCCGGCGGCGCCAAGGCCTTCTACGAGGGCGAAGCCGCCGCCGAGATCGTCGCCACGCTGGCGGCCCGAGGGGGCCTTCTGACGCTGGACGATTTCGCCCGTGCCGAGGCGACGCCGGTGGTGCCGGTCGTCTCCGCCTATCGCGATCTCGAAATCGCCGAACTGCCGCCGAACGGCCAGGGCATCACCGCCCTGATCATGCTCAACATCCTGAAGCGGTTCGATCTCGCCGGACTCGACCCGAACGGGCCGGAGCGCCTGCATCTGGAGATCGAGGCCTCCCGCCTCGCCTATGCCTGCCGGGACGCCTTCATCGCCGACCCGGCCGCCATGCGGGTGCCGGTCGACACGCTGATCTCCGACGGCTACGGCGCCGGCCTTGCCGACCGGATCGACCGCCAGCACCGCCTTGCGGACGTGACGCCGGAGCGCATCCCGGAGGCCGACACGGTCTATCTGTCGATCGTCGACCGCGACCGGATGGCGGTCTCCTTCATCAACTCGATCTATGACGGGTTCGGCGTCGGCATCTGCACCGAGAAGACCGGCGTGATGCTGCAGAATCGCGGCTCCGCCTTCCGCATCGCACCCGGCCATCCGAACACGATCGGCCCGGCCAAACGGCCGATGCACACCATCATCCCCGGCTTCGCGTTGCAGCACAGCCGGCCCGTGATGCCCTTCGGTGTCATGGGCGGCGCGTATCAGGCCTGCGGCCACGCCCATTTCATCAGCAATGTCGTGGATTTCGGTTTCGATCTGCAGGAAGCCCTCGACGCCCCGCGCCTGTTCTGGCGCGACGGCGGCGCTGTGGTGGAAGCCGAGGCGGGCATTGCCGACGCGACCGTCGCCGGCCTGACCGCCAAGGGCCACACGGTCGAACGCCGCCCGGCTGCGCTCGGCGGCGGTCAGGCCGTGATGATCGACTGGGAGCGCGACCTGCTGATCGGCGCATCCGATCCGCGCAAGGACGGCTGCGCGCTCGGCTATTGA
- a CDS encoding EAL domain-containing protein, whose amino-acid sequence MATKPAEIRPTSARDILLTVRAAVYEWTLRTDALVWGANAADVLGLPGFDRIATGSRFDALLDPETPEGRADAIRATANTDGGQGVPYRATYRLRLNGPDSPALAIEDVGRWFADARGRPERAQGLIRVLDQSCAEAAKETVGSRYDVLTGQLERSQFLAAVQAALPAMGRGRKPAAFLIAAIDGLAELNETFGSEIGDRMIAEAAHRIRAELRAGDLIGRLSGNRFGLLIMDCNDKALTVVGERFAAAVRRSLVDTRSGPLGLSVSLGGLCIAKRDTDLEAIVTAAERALAAGRERRPGGFQAGSLSEAGHASAGDLELARSLGTALAAGTVGYLYQPCREAGGRRILSYRLVCSADPDPERIARVAATTGLSAALDLSALNRAVVDLAAEPSLRLSIQAMPEVLCDSRWTAVIRKRLARRPDMAGRLTIELPGRALTQLADTVREAIAEVRGLGIRIAATDFGRGPIDLAELRRLAPDSIELAGELVAQSAEDGATGLLAALAAMVRSLGAELTGDAVADAAAAIRLRALGASRMTGPFAGPGVADRPSPAPDPLSVPA is encoded by the coding sequence TTGGCAACGAAACCCGCGGAAATCCGCCCAACGAGCGCTCGCGATATTCTCCTGACGGTGCGTGCCGCCGTCTACGAGTGGACGCTTCGCACCGACGCGCTCGTCTGGGGAGCCAATGCCGCCGACGTCCTCGGTCTGCCCGGCTTCGACCGGATCGCGACCGGTTCGCGCTTCGACGCCCTGCTCGATCCCGAGACACCGGAGGGCCGCGCCGACGCGATCAGGGCGACGGCGAATACCGACGGCGGGCAAGGTGTCCCGTATCGGGCCACATACCGGCTGCGCCTCAACGGGCCGGATTCGCCCGCGCTCGCCATCGAGGATGTCGGCCGATGGTTTGCCGATGCGCGCGGCCGCCCCGAGCGCGCCCAGGGCCTGATCCGCGTTCTCGACCAAAGCTGCGCGGAGGCCGCCAAGGAAACGGTGGGATCGCGCTACGACGTGCTGACCGGACAGCTCGAGCGCAGCCAGTTCCTCGCGGCCGTCCAGGCCGCCCTGCCGGCCATGGGGCGCGGGCGCAAGCCGGCCGCCTTCCTGATCGCCGCCATCGACGGACTCGCCGAACTCAACGAAACCTTCGGCAGCGAGATCGGCGACCGCATGATCGCCGAGGCGGCACACCGCATCCGCGCAGAATTGCGGGCCGGCGACCTGATCGGCCGCCTGTCGGGAAACCGGTTCGGCCTTCTGATCATGGACTGCAACGACAAGGCCCTCACGGTCGTCGGCGAGCGTTTCGCGGCTGCGGTACGGCGATCCCTGGTCGACACGCGATCCGGTCCGCTCGGTCTGTCCGTCTCGCTCGGCGGCCTGTGCATCGCCAAGCGGGATACCGACCTGGAGGCGATCGTCACCGCCGCGGAACGCGCCCTGGCCGCCGGCCGCGAACGACGCCCCGGCGGGTTCCAGGCCGGCAGCCTGTCGGAGGCCGGTCACGCTTCCGCGGGCGATCTGGAGCTCGCCCGCAGCCTCGGCACCGCGCTGGCCGCCGGAACGGTCGGCTATCTCTACCAGCCTTGCCGGGAGGCCGGCGGTCGCCGCATCCTGTCCTACCGCCTGGTCTGCAGCGCCGACCCCGATCCGGAGCGGATCGCCCGGGTCGCTGCCACCACCGGTCTCTCCGCCGCGCTCGACCTCAGCGCGCTGAACCGCGCCGTCGTCGATCTGGCGGCCGAACCGTCCCTTCGGCTCTCCATCCAGGCGATGCCGGAGGTTCTCTGCGACAGCCGCTGGACGGCCGTCATCCGCAAGCGCCTCGCGCGCAGGCCCGACATGGCCGGCCGCCTGACGATCGAACTGCCCGGCCGGGCCCTGACCCAGTTGGCGGACACGGTCCGCGAGGCGATCGCCGAAGTGCGCGGGCTGGGGATCCGGATCGCGGCGACCGATTTCGGCAGGGGTCCGATCGATCTGGCCGAACTGCGCCGCCTGGCCCCGGACAGCATCGAACTGGCCGGCGAACTGGTCGCGCAGTCGGCCGAGGACGGCGCGACCGGCCTTCTCGCGGCGCTGGCCGCCATGGTCCGCTCGCTCGGCGCGGAGCTGACCGGCGACGCCGTTGCGGATGCCGCCGCCGCCATCCGCCTGCGCGCCCTGGGTGCCTCCCGCATGACCGGCCCCTTCGCCGGACCGGGCGTCGCCGACCGACCGTCGCCCGCGCCCGATCCCCTGTCGGTGCCGGCCTGA
- a CDS encoding class I SAM-dependent methyltransferase, with protein sequence MSEAQADPDLAALAAFVAANTRLQAPPHVPEIRLHLADEAVDLWHRTEAELETIGLPPPYWAFAWAGGQALARHVLDHPHLVAGRSVLVFAAGSGLEAVAAVKAGARHVLATDIDRYALAAMTLNAAANGVEFAMSGADWIGAPVDGYEVVLLGDVFFERPLADRVGAWAASAVAAGALVLVGDPGRSYLPRDRMDALADYRVPTTRALEDAEVKHTTVWRFRG encoded by the coding sequence GTGAGCGAGGCGCAGGCCGATCCGGATCTGGCGGCGCTGGCGGCCTTCGTGGCGGCCAATACCCGCCTGCAGGCGCCGCCGCATGTGCCGGAGATCCGGCTCCATCTCGCCGACGAGGCGGTCGATCTCTGGCACCGCACCGAGGCGGAGCTGGAGACGATCGGCCTGCCGCCGCCCTATTGGGCCTTTGCCTGGGCGGGCGGGCAGGCACTCGCGCGCCATGTGCTCGATCACCCGCACCTGGTGGCGGGCCGGTCCGTGCTGGTCTTCGCGGCCGGCTCCGGCCTGGAGGCGGTGGCAGCCGTCAAGGCCGGCGCGCGCCACGTGCTGGCGACCGACATCGACCGCTACGCGCTTGCCGCCATGACGCTCAATGCGGCCGCCAACGGCGTCGAATTCGCGATGTCGGGCGCGGATTGGATCGGCGCGCCGGTCGACGGCTACGAGGTCGTCCTGCTCGGCGACGTTTTCTTCGAACGTCCCTTGGCCGATCGGGTCGGCGCCTGGGCGGCATCGGCCGTTGCGGCCGGCGCGCTTGTGCTGGTCGGCGATCCGGGCCGGAGCTACTTGCCGCGCGACCGGATGGACGCGCTGGCCGACTATCGCGTGCCGACGACGCGGGCGCTCGAGGACGCCGAGGTCAAGCACACCACGGTCTGGCGGTTTCGCGGGTAG
- a CDS encoding EVE domain-containing protein: MAHWLYKSEPGVWSWDDQVAAGPAGTFWDGVRNHLANNHMKAMQVGDRGFFYHSNDGKAVVGVVEVVKPWAPDPKDEAGKFGAVTLKAVAPLKVPVELSAIKTDPRLAEMVLVKNSRLSVQPVTDAEWDAILERGGGS, translated from the coding sequence ATGGCGCATTGGCTCTACAAATCCGAACCCGGCGTCTGGTCCTGGGACGACCAGGTCGCGGCCGGGCCGGCAGGCACCTTCTGGGACGGGGTGCGCAACCATCTCGCCAACAACCACATGAAGGCCATGCAGGTCGGCGACCGCGGCTTCTTCTACCATTCCAACGACGGCAAGGCCGTGGTCGGCGTGGTCGAGGTGGTCAAGCCCTGGGCGCCCGACCCCAAGGACGAGGCCGGCAAGTTCGGCGCCGTCACCCTGAAGGCGGTCGCGCCGCTGAAGGTCCCGGTCGAGCTTTCCGCCATCAAGACCGATCCGCGCCTCGCCGAGATGGTGCTGGTCAAGAATTCCCGCCTGTCCGTGCAGCCGGTCACCGACGCCGAGTGGGACGCCATCCTGGAGCGCGGCGGCGGCTCGTGA
- a CDS encoding YciI family protein has protein sequence MLFLAICRDKPGHLQLRLDTRETHVAWLKGLGATLKLAGPFLDDAAETMSGSLVVIETADLAAAKALFAEDPYAKAGLFESVEVKPWRWTIGNPAA, from the coding sequence ATGCTGTTTCTCGCCATCTGCCGCGACAAGCCCGGCCACCTGCAGCTTCGGCTCGATACCCGCGAGACCCATGTCGCCTGGCTGAAGGGCCTCGGCGCGACGCTGAAGCTGGCTGGTCCGTTCCTGGACGATGCCGCCGAGACCATGTCGGGCTCGCTCGTGGTGATCGAAACCGCGGATCTCGCCGCCGCCAAGGCGCTGTTCGCCGAAGACCCCTATGCCAAGGCCGGCCTGTTCGAGAGCGTCGAGGTCAAGCCCTGGCGCTGGACCATCGGCAATCCGGCGGCGTGA